Proteins co-encoded in one Hymenobacter swuensis DY53 genomic window:
- a CDS encoding lanthionine synthetase LanC family protein, whose product MPATASFTAEKNLSAYLTEGLNLLPQLPATDISLFSGKLGHVLLYAYTYKLTGEEGHWDHAMTCLDEVLDKLRNPAGSALISVPGVIPCLCYLLQVLSTDGITDIDLGTDTLRQLDEVVFRNTQANLQDRNIDFLYGSVGALNYLSTRLGHNPAAAGYLRILLQDLLAHKVEDARGVRFYNSHINRMNNSTDMNLGLAHGQCGLLLVLLKLYEAGTLQAEIRPVATGMLRYLLSLQLPPEPENGYHSFFPARFDDDIAPSDPLNRVKYNNRMGWCYGDLNVVLVLYRAARILQLPHLVALADEVGAYTCTRRTLEASGIENAHICHGSASLVMCYNALLREMPLACYSEAKKYWLHRTTTYLDEEYRQALTNKHAPGLLMGIPGMLLILVTEMLDTPTSWEQLFLF is encoded by the coding sequence ATGCCGGCTACTGCTTCATTTACCGCTGAAAAAAACCTGTCGGCCTACCTGACGGAAGGGCTGAACCTGCTCCCGCAGCTGCCGGCCACGGATATTTCCCTGTTTTCGGGCAAGCTGGGCCATGTGCTGCTGTATGCCTACACCTATAAGCTGACGGGCGAGGAAGGCCACTGGGACCACGCCATGACCTGCCTGGATGAAGTGCTGGACAAACTCCGGAACCCGGCCGGCTCGGCCCTGATTAGTGTACCCGGCGTGATTCCATGCCTGTGTTACCTGCTGCAGGTGCTGAGCACTGATGGCATAACCGACATCGACCTGGGAACTGACACGCTGCGGCAGCTGGATGAAGTGGTATTTCGGAATACGCAGGCTAACCTGCAGGACCGCAACATCGATTTTCTGTACGGCTCCGTGGGGGCCCTCAACTACCTCAGCACCCGCCTAGGCCACAACCCGGCCGCCGCCGGCTACCTGCGCATCCTGCTTCAGGACTTGCTGGCGCACAAGGTGGAAGATGCGCGCGGCGTACGGTTCTACAACTCCCACATCAACCGCATGAACAACAGCACCGATATGAACCTGGGCCTAGCCCACGGGCAATGCGGGCTGCTGCTGGTGCTGCTGAAACTATACGAGGCCGGCACCCTGCAGGCGGAAATCCGGCCGGTAGCCACCGGCATGCTTCGGTACCTGCTAAGCCTGCAGCTGCCTCCCGAGCCGGAAAACGGCTACCACTCCTTCTTCCCGGCCCGCTTCGATGACGATATAGCACCGAGCGACCCGCTGAACCGCGTGAAGTACAACAACCGCATGGGCTGGTGTTACGGTGATTTGAACGTGGTGCTGGTGCTTTACCGCGCCGCCCGCATCCTACAGCTGCCTCACCTAGTGGCCCTTGCCGATGAGGTAGGCGCGTACACCTGCACCCGCCGCACGCTGGAGGCCTCCGGTATCGAGAATGCGCATATCTGTCACGGCTCAGCTAGCCTAGTTATGTGCTACAACGCCCTGCTGCGCGAAATGCCCCTGGCCTGCTACTCCGAGGCCAAAAAGTACTGGCTGCACCGCACTACCACTTACCTCGACGAAGAATACCGACAGGCCCTCACCAACAAGCACGCCCCGGGGCTGCTGATGGGCATTCCGGGAATGCTGCTGATTCTCGTCACGGAAATGCTGGATACCCCAACGTCCTGGGAGCAGCTTTTTCTCTTCTAG
- a CDS encoding lanthionine synthetase LanC family protein, protein MKRAASSSAHLLAEVEAEPLREKLRAIADFLLANRAELPASPGLSGGRLGAFLFLHTYATLTESETHAAGAAEILLTAIKLLPSYPATSTLYYRELAEAGTVIRYLREQHYLDESFELVLEKIDHLLLPGISLLTKQELFDPFVGYLPAATYLLGRRTAGAEQAVRQVLDTLLRTYEEEAQGGFWRSYLFDKNQVYTGWSHGIAAVLLFLAKVLQTGGTYRQSELQAAMRGASRYLLAHQTTNGLNLFPDVVGQPGPSNTLNLCYGDLGIGFALLQTSQALAEETLHTAALAVLTSAAYRRGAPECRVPDASLIYGASGNSLFFKYLYQTMQRPAFQEAAAYWHQQAHHLSQQPGCVAGYKGHYNQQTASAHYSLFEGVPGYGLALLEYETDSSVLLSLIGY, encoded by the coding sequence ATGAAGAGAGCCGCATCAAGTAGCGCCCACCTGCTGGCCGAAGTGGAAGCGGAGCCGTTGCGGGAGAAGCTCCGCGCCATTGCCGACTTTCTGCTGGCCAACCGCGCGGAATTGCCGGCCAGTCCGGGACTGTCGGGGGGGCGACTGGGGGCGTTTCTGTTCCTGCACACCTACGCCACGCTCACCGAGAGTGAAACGCACGCGGCCGGCGCGGCCGAAATCCTGCTGACGGCCATTAAACTGCTGCCCAGCTACCCGGCTACTTCCACGCTGTATTACCGGGAGCTGGCAGAAGCCGGCACCGTTATCCGCTACCTGCGCGAGCAGCATTATCTGGATGAATCGTTTGAACTGGTTCTGGAAAAAATAGACCACCTGCTGCTGCCGGGCATTTCCTTGCTTACTAAACAGGAGCTGTTTGATCCGTTTGTGGGCTACCTGCCGGCGGCCACGTATCTGCTGGGCCGGCGCACGGCCGGAGCCGAGCAGGCCGTGCGACAGGTGCTGGACACGCTGTTGCGCACCTATGAAGAAGAAGCGCAGGGCGGTTTCTGGCGCTCTTATCTGTTTGACAAAAACCAGGTATACACCGGCTGGAGCCATGGTATAGCTGCGGTGCTGCTGTTCCTGGCCAAGGTGCTGCAAACCGGTGGCACGTACCGGCAGTCGGAGCTACAGGCCGCCATGCGGGGAGCCAGCCGCTACCTGCTGGCCCACCAGACCACCAACGGCCTGAACCTGTTTCCGGACGTGGTGGGGCAGCCGGGACCCTCCAATACCCTCAACCTCTGTTACGGCGACCTGGGCATCGGCTTTGCCCTGCTGCAAACAAGCCAGGCCCTCGCGGAGGAAACCTTGCACACGGCCGCGCTGGCGGTGCTTACGTCGGCAGCCTACCGCCGGGGTGCCCCGGAGTGCCGCGTCCCCGATGCCTCCCTGATTTATGGCGCCAGCGGAAACAGCCTGTTTTTCAAGTACCTGTACCAGACGATGCAGCGCCCGGCTTTCCAGGAGGCTGCCGCCTACTGGCACCAGCAGGCGCACCACCTGAGCCAGCAGCCCGGCTGCGTGGCCGGCTACAAAGGCCACTATAATCAGCAAACGGCCAGTGCCCACTACTCCCTGTTCGAGGGCGTGCCCGGCTATGGCCTGGCCCTGCTTGAGTACGAAACCGACTCTTCTGTTCTTCTATCCCTGATTGGTTACTGA
- a CDS encoding outer membrane beta-barrel protein, whose amino-acid sequence MRHGRILLALFFWLLSTAPAWAQGVTITGQVLGEGPAPVEFATVVLLKAQDSTHVTATTTDATGAFSLPGVAAGSYLLKTSFIGFSSDSRPVQVTAGEPVARLTVRLAANHATALKEVTITATRPTIIQKPDRMIVNISNTVLASGYTALEVLEKSPGIYVNPKSESITLNGKGATVILDGKKTYMSEADLAVFLKGLQSNEVQQIELITSPGARYDAEGPGGVINIVTKKGLQDGTKATVTAGGAFTKNSRQNLGLSLNHRRGAMALSAGYTLSARQVTTTEQNRLDYLDEATGQVLTTHKTDLVNPSRSLAHNYRAGLDWTLSPRTSVNLYLRGFTSDKTRNATAATQLLRYAATPDSTLLSLTDTKYGTTQYSSNLGLRHTIDSVRTISADLDYSNYDSRQTNLIVNSFTTPEGKNLAPGISLRNVLPTAIQILAAQTDYEQTIGTHKLEAGLKFSRVETDNDARYEKLDREIDWVNDPQRTNYFSYKENIMAAYLSYSGKINKLDYRIGGRLENTQSEGHLVTSNILNKRNYTNFFPSILLNQAVGKDDFLSLNYSRRLQRPSYQDLNPFIYFQDIYSYSQGNPFLRPEYANNIDLTYTVNGTYVIAAGYSRTNNLISWVTQRETPNSLVTQSRAENLNSQSQYGLTITAPYAPFAWWNISNFFNGYYSIYSLQSTENAPQTIRGFSGVYGMTNDFKIKGGWNASVSGYFQSPAPYGVSRNRGQYSVNLGLQKKFLADRLALRVVYNDVLKTSRALTDTRFSNLRTRSLYRWDSNFLQATLTYSFGNQKIKASSKSRNASGDEESRIK is encoded by the coding sequence ATGCGACACGGCAGGATTCTACTCGCACTTTTCTTCTGGCTGCTGAGCACCGCGCCAGCGTGGGCTCAGGGTGTCACTATTACCGGGCAGGTGCTGGGCGAAGGGCCGGCGCCGGTGGAGTTTGCCACCGTGGTCCTGCTCAAAGCCCAGGATTCCACCCACGTTACGGCCACTACTACTGATGCTACCGGCGCCTTTAGCCTGCCGGGCGTGGCAGCTGGCAGCTACCTGCTCAAAACCTCCTTTATCGGCTTTAGCTCCGACAGCCGGCCGGTGCAGGTAACCGCCGGTGAACCGGTAGCCCGCCTTACTGTTCGGCTGGCCGCCAACCATGCCACGGCCCTGAAAGAGGTGACCATTACGGCCACCCGGCCCACCATCATCCAGAAGCCGGACCGCATGATTGTGAACATCTCCAATACGGTGCTGGCCTCCGGCTACACCGCGCTGGAGGTTCTGGAGAAGTCGCCGGGCATTTACGTCAACCCCAAGAGCGAGTCCATCACCCTGAATGGCAAGGGCGCCACGGTGATTCTGGATGGCAAGAAAACCTACATGTCGGAGGCTGACCTGGCCGTATTTCTGAAGGGCCTGCAAAGCAATGAGGTGCAGCAGATAGAGCTGATAACCAGCCCCGGAGCCCGCTACGACGCCGAAGGACCCGGCGGCGTCATCAATATTGTTACCAAAAAAGGCCTGCAGGACGGCACCAAAGCTACCGTAACGGCCGGCGGGGCCTTCACCAAAAACAGCCGGCAGAATCTGGGCCTCAGCCTTAACCACCGGCGGGGCGCCATGGCCTTGTCGGCGGGCTATACCTTGTCGGCCCGGCAGGTAACTACTACCGAGCAGAACCGCCTCGATTACCTGGATGAAGCCACCGGCCAGGTCCTGACCACCCACAAAACCGACCTGGTAAATCCTTCCCGCTCCCTGGCGCATAACTACCGCGCCGGCCTCGACTGGACCCTGAGTCCCCGCACCAGCGTCAACCTCTACCTGCGGGGCTTTACTTCCGACAAGACGCGCAATGCCACGGCCGCTACCCAGCTGCTGCGCTACGCCGCCACCCCGGACTCTACACTGCTCAGCCTCACCGATACGAAATATGGCACCACCCAGTACTCCAGCAACCTGGGCCTGCGCCACACCATCGACTCGGTGCGCACTATTTCCGCTGATCTGGATTACTCCAACTACGACAGCCGGCAGACGAACCTCATTGTCAACTCCTTCACTACGCCCGAGGGGAAAAATCTGGCCCCGGGCATCAGCCTGCGGAACGTGCTGCCAACCGCCATTCAGATTCTGGCGGCCCAAACCGATTACGAACAGACCATTGGTACGCACAAGCTCGAAGCCGGCCTCAAGTTCAGCCGGGTAGAAACGGATAACGACGCCCGCTACGAAAAGCTGGATCGGGAAATTGACTGGGTAAATGATCCGCAACGCACTAACTATTTTTCCTATAAAGAGAATATTATGGCTGCATACCTAAGCTATAGCGGCAAAATCAATAAACTGGATTACCGGATTGGGGGCCGACTGGAAAATACACAGTCAGAAGGGCATTTGGTTACCAGCAACATTCTCAACAAGCGAAACTATACCAATTTCTTCCCTTCTATTTTATTAAATCAAGCCGTTGGCAAAGATGATTTTCTAAGTCTCAATTATTCCCGCAGATTACAACGCCCCAGTTACCAGGACCTAAATCCATTTATTTATTTTCAGGATATTTATTCTTACTCACAGGGCAACCCGTTTTTACGACCTGAATATGCCAATAACATAGACCTTACCTATACCGTTAATGGCACTTACGTAATTGCAGCCGGTTATTCCCGGACGAATAATTTGATTTCCTGGGTTACGCAGCGCGAAACGCCTAATTCGCTGGTCACCCAGTCGAGAGCCGAAAACCTGAATAGTCAGAGCCAATACGGCCTCACGATAACGGCCCCCTACGCGCCGTTTGCGTGGTGGAATATTTCCAATTTTTTCAACGGCTATTACAGCATTTACTCCCTGCAGTCCACGGAAAACGCCCCTCAGACCATTCGCGGCTTTTCGGGGGTGTATGGCATGACCAACGACTTCAAAATCAAGGGTGGCTGGAATGCCAGCGTCTCGGGCTACTTCCAGAGTCCGGCCCCGTATGGTGTGAGCCGCAACCGGGGGCAATACTCGGTGAACCTCGGGCTCCAGAAGAAATTTCTGGCCGACCGGCTCGCTTTGCGGGTAGTGTACAACGACGTGCTGAAAACGTCCCGGGCCCTCACCGATACGCGCTTCAGCAACCTGCGCACCCGCTCCCTGTACCGCTGGGATTCCAACTTCCTGCAGGCGACGCTTACTTACAGCTTCGGCAACCAGAAGATCAAGGCTTCTTCCAAGAGCCGCAACGCCTCCGGTGATGAAGAGAGCCGCATCAAGTAG
- a CDS encoding class I lanthipeptide, which produces MKKKSISLDKSLSLDKETVAKLNEDQLGDVVGGGTTNTCNGTPPAQELEAIPTINSCQACSCN; this is translated from the coding sequence ATGAAGAAGAAATCCATCTCCCTGGACAAGTCCCTTTCCCTGGACAAGGAAACCGTAGCCAAGCTCAATGAAGACCAGCTGGGCGACGTAGTTGGTGGCGGTACCACCAACACCTGCAACGGCACCCCGCCTGCCCAGGAACTCGAAGCCATTCCCACCATCAATTCCTGCCAGGCTTGCTCCTGCAACTAA
- a CDS encoding class I lanthipeptide, which translates to MKKKSISLDKSLSLDKETVAKLNEDQLGDVVGGGTTNTCNNVPAQELEAIPTIGSCQACSCNGG; encoded by the coding sequence ATGAAGAAGAAATCCATCTCCCTGGACAAGTCCCTTTCCCTGGACAAGGAAACCGTAGCCAAGCTCAATGAAGATCAGCTGGGCGACGTAGTTGGTGGCGGTACCACTAACACCTGCAACAACGTGCCGGCCCAGGAACTCGAAGCCATTCCCACGATTGGCTCCTGCCAGGCTTGCTCCTGCAACGGAGGTTAA
- a CDS encoding class I lanthipeptide — translation MRKKYVQLNAALALDKETITRLNEEQLQDLVGGQVTEGVITQSSCGAFSCNPVDCYGGPRGTEAPNQPG, via the coding sequence ATGAGAAAGAAGTATGTTCAGCTGAACGCCGCTTTGGCGCTGGATAAGGAAACCATTACCCGCCTCAATGAGGAGCAGTTGCAGGATCTGGTGGGCGGGCAGGTTACGGAAGGCGTTATCACCCAGTCATCGTGCGGGGCCTTCAGTTGCAACCCCGTGGACTGCTACGGTGGCCCCCGAGGAACAGAAGCTCCCAACCAACCCGGGTAG